In the genome of Falsirhodobacter halotolerans, the window CGACACCGCCTTCGGCTTCCGGATTGCGATTTGTGTCGGCGTCCCAGATGAACCGGTCGTTGCCCGTGCCGCCATACGCCTCATCGGTGCGCCCGAAATAGATGGTGTCGTCGCCACCGTCGCCATAAAGCGTATCCGCGCCTTCGCCCCCATAAAGGGTGTCGTTGCCGTCAACCTGATTGAGAGCCGCCGGCGGGACGCCCAGCATGGTGCTGTTGGCAAGGTTCTGACGCGCGCCCCCGGTGTCCGGTCCGGTGATGCTGCCTTGCAGAACGTCCGCTCCGCCGTTTTCCCAATACTGTATCTCGATCGAGTAGGTCTGGTTGGGATCGAGCTGGACTGTGGCCGAACGCTCGGTCGTGCCCTGATGGTAGTCGTTGTTCAGATACGGCAGGACCGCGCCGTCCGCATTCGTGAAGTTGAGGGCGTTGCCGTCCGCATCGCGAATGATGACGCGCGACCCGTCGTCCGAAGATGTGGTGAGCGTATAGGTGCCGCCGGAGGTGACGTTCAGCGTGCTGGTGAAAATAACGCCAAAGTCATTGGCATCGTTCGTCAGCGGTGTTCCGCGGGACACGTTGGCAAGGTTGCCGACGTCGAAATCCGTGACATAGCCGCTTCCCACCAGCTCACCCGAGGTGATCGTGGGGGCCTGGTTGTTCGACCCATCGAAATCGCGGTCATAGACGGCATAGCTCCACTGCCCCTCGACGGGGCCATCCCCGCGAATGACTTGGCCGTTCGGACCACCGGTTACGATGTCCGAGCCGCCCCCGCCGGTGACGGCACCGTCATCCGCCGCCCCTTGGACGGTTTGATCGGAATTGGTCGCAGGATTTGAGCTGGTGTTCGAAGGCATGTGCAATCACCGGAAATAAGGGGGGGGGAGGGGAGACAACTTTGAGTTGCTTTTACCGGCCTTGAATAAAATAGCGAGCGATATTCGCGCGAAGCTCAATAATTTTCTGTGAAGCTTAAAACTGTCACATTTTGGATCGAGGACGGTTTTCGTAATCGTGTCGGAAAAGAAAACCCGGCGGGGATGGCATAGAGACTTCGCGCGGCGATAAGTGTCCGTTCCTGAGCGGCTCATCCTGTGCCGGAGATTCTGATCTGGCGACACATGGCGTGGACCCGAACCTCCGATGCGGCGGGATTCGAAGAGGAAACATCCGTCAAACGGGGGCGGTGCTCATGACCCGCCATCCCTGAGGGTGATATGGGAAGAATTGTGCCGTCGGCTGATCCATTGCGACGAAGGCGATGAGGTGGTCTGCATGGTCAAACCTTCGCCACCGCACGGGGCGATCATCTGAACCAGCTTTGAGGAGATGGAGGCGGGTACCGGAATCGAACCGGTCTTCACGGATTTGCAATCCGCTGCGTAACCTCTCCGCCAACCCGCCGTTGCCCGAGGTAGGGAGGGTTTAGTGCATCCTCGCGCGGGGTGCAATAGGGTCCTCCACGGCCACCTTAGGCTATGTGCGCGGCTGGTTTGGAGGGGGCGCGACGGTGAAGAACGACGCGCGAGCACAAGGCCAATTGATTCGTTTCAACCCATAATTGTTTTAAACGACACGCATTAAGAGAGTAATTCAACCTTGGGTGTAATGAAAATAAATTCAATAAACCCAGAAACGAACCCATTGTTATCAATGGCATGGGTGAAATAATACTCTGTTAACCATTAAAACTGCGACCGATTTGTCGCTATTTTAAAAGCGGTGCCAAAGGAACGGTCCCGCGGTTTGACCCTCGCGCGGAACAGGCGCTTCGCATCACTTCCAACCATCATCGGGCGCATGCCGCCCCCATGACACAGGAGTGTGCGATGACCAGCCAATCCAGCGGCGGCACGGCAACCAACGGCAACGATACCCTTTACGGGACCGATGGCAATGACACCATCGACGCGAAAGGCGGCAACGATGTCGTCTATGGCAAGGGCGGGGACGATCTTCTGATCGGCGGCTCGGGCAATGACACGATCTTCGGCGGCGCCGGCAACGATACCATCTATGGTGATGTGAAAGACGGCGCGGCTCAGGTCACGTCGTCCACCATCCAGTGGAAGGAATTCCAAGACGCCAAAAGCCAGCAGGTCGAGGACGGCCCGATCAAGATGACTGTGGGCTATAACCCGACGGGGCAGAACTCTTCGGGTCAGATCGTCGAATACGGCGGCCAGTCCGGTGTCCGCATGTATCAAAGCGGCAAGGGTGCGACGGACACCCTTACGACGAAGTTCAGCCCGACGTCCGCCGACGGCACCACGACGGTCGATAACGTCAGCTTCAAGATTCACGACATCGACTGCTATTACAGCGACAAGGGGAACTTCGTCGATGTGGTGACGATCCGCGCCTATGGGCCGGACGGCAAACTTCTTCCGGTAACCTATACCTATGGTGGCCAGCCCTCGGTGACGACCACGGGCGAAGCGGTCATCAAGGGGGCCACTTCGGCCCGCACGAACGGCCCGCTGGACGAAAAGGGCATTGCCCAGATCGTCATCAAGGGCCCTGTTTCCAAGATTGATGTCATCTACACCAACGGCGCGTCGAGCAATGCCTATCACCCGCATGAGATCTATGTGGGCGACATGAGCTATACCGCGACGTCCAATCAGGAAGGCGACGATGTCCTGTATGGCGACGATGGCCATGATGCCCTGTATGGCG includes:
- a CDS encoding Hint domain-containing protein — its product is MPSNTSSNPATNSDQTVQGAADDGAVTGGGGSDIVTGGPNGQVIRGDGPVEGQWSYAVYDRDFDGSNNQAPTITSGELVGSGYVTDFDVGNLANVSRGTPLTNDANDFGVIFTSTLNVTSGGTYTLTTSSDDGSRVIIRDADGNALNFTNADGAVLPYLNNDYHQGTTERSATVQLDPNQTYSIEIQYWENGGADVLQGSITGPDTGGARQNLANSTMLGVPPAALNQVDGNDTLYGGEGADTLYGDGGDDTIYFGRTDEAYGGTGNDRFIWDADTNRNPEAEGGVVTIDGGAEDLSDGGLGDTLDLGTLTQDYTVTITETNGPSKSGNVVLADGTIINFTNIERIVCFTSGTMIQTVSGPRAIETLAVGDLVVTRDNGLQPVRWIGTSTVSAQGDFAPIRISSGAIPELQSDILVSPQHRMLIEGYRAELLFGQREVFVSARHMVDGKFVTVDTQDQITYIHLLFDQHEVIFANGVPSESFHPGSYGVDGMNDRAREELFALFPTLRSSCDAYGKTARRVLKRRETAALLA